The following is a genomic window from Bordetella petrii.
GGCATTACGGCAAGCAGCAGGAAAGCGGTGATCAGCCAGGTCCAGCAGAACATCGGCATCTTCATCAGCGTCATGCCGGGCGCGCGCATGTTCAGGATGGTGACGATGATATTGATGGCGCCCATGATGGACGAGGCGCCCATGATGTGGATGGCGAAGATGGCCAGGTCCATGCCGGGGCCCATTTGCGCCGACAGCGGCGCGTACAGGGTCCAGCCGGCGGCGGTGGCGCCGCCGGGCACGAAGAAAGATGCCGTCAGCATGAGCGCCGCCATGGGCAGCAGCCAGAAGCTGAAGTTGTTCATGCGGGCGAAGGCCATGTCGGATGCGCCGATCTGCATCGGGATCAGCCAGTTGGCAAAGCCCACGAGCGACGGCATGATCGCGCCGAAGATCATGATCAGGCCGTGCATGGTGGTGAACTGGTTGAACAGCTCAGGCTGGAAGAACTGCAGGCCGGGCTCGAACAGCTCGGTGCGCAGCAGCAGGGCCAGCGTGCCGCCTTCCAGCAGCATGACGAACGAGAAGATGAGGTACATCGTCCCGATGTCTTTGTGGTTGGTGGCAAACAGCCAGCGACGCCAGCCGTGCGGGGTGTCGTGCCCGTGCGGGGCATCGTGGGTCAGAGTGTCCATGGCGCATCCTGGAATAGGGCGGGCTGGCGCTGACGGCAGCAAACAAGCTGCCGCGTCGCCCGGAGACCTGATCCGCACATTGAGCGCCTGCATAGCTGACAATCACCTGAAACCCGACATGCCAATGCCGGCAAATCTGGCGGTTCAGCCCGGCACGTCCGGCGTTTTCGCCACGCGCGCCGGGGCCCGGCCTGGGCGGGGCTGCCGCAGCCGGGCTTCCAGCAACACGTAGGCCACCAGCGCCACGATCAGCGGGGCAAGGTAATACAAGGCGCGGTAGGCCAGCAGCGTGCCGAGCACCTGGGCCTGCGACACTTGCGGGGCCAGCATGGCCACGAACACGGCTTCCAGCACGCCCACGCCGCCAGGTATGTGCACCACCGCGCCGGCGATGCTGCTGAGCAGCAGGGCCGCCAGCACCAGCGTGTACGACACACGCTGCTCGAACAGCAAGTACAGGATGCCGGCGATCGCGCCCCAGCAGATCACGGCCAGCACCGACTGCAGCACCGCGATGCGCAATGCCGGCAGCGGAATGTGGCGCCGGCCCACGCGCAGATGCCGGCGGCGCGACAGGGCGCATAGCGCCAGGTAACCCGCCGCGACGGCCAGCATGGCGGCTCCGGCCACCTGCAGCGCGGCCGGGCTGAGTTGCCAGGCCGAGGGCGCCTGGCGCAGGGCGAACAGCGCGCCGAACAGCCACAGGTAGCCCAGCCAGTTGGTGAAGATGCTCATCGCCAGCACCTTCGAAATCACCGATAGCCGCAAGCCCAGCTTGCCGTACAGGCGAAAACGCAGGCCCACGCCGCCGATCAGCGCGCCCAGGTTGACGTTGATGGCGTAGCTGACGAACGCCACGGCCATGGTCGTGGTCGTGCCCAGTTTGTGCCCGGTATAGGCGCGGCCGATCAGGTCGAAGGCGGTGTAGGCCAGATAGGCCACCGGCACCAGGCAGGCGCTTTCCACCAGCGCCGATGTCGGCATGTCCTGCAGCACGCGCCATACCTCGTGCCATTGCACATCGCGCGCCAGCCGCGCCAGCAGCACGATGGCCACCACCATGAACAGGCCGGTCCAGTATCGCCGCGTGCGTTTCCAGAAGCGGCGCGCGGGGCGCCAGGTGGTGGCCGAAAGCAGGCGGCGTGGCTTAATCATGCGAACGCTCATCGGTAGGCGCGGCGGGTTGGGAAGGATCGATGCGCTCCAGCCGCGGTCGGCGCACCGGCAAGGTGGCAGCCCATGCGGGGAAGCGGCGCAGCACGTGGAAGACGGCTACGCCGAACCACAGGCGGCTCAGCACGCGCTTCATGCCTTGCTGGGGCACCATGCGGCGGCAATGGTGCTGGATCAACTGGTCGAGGGATGCGCGCAGTTCCGCGGTGAAGGCGCGGTCGCGCACTACCACGTTGGCTTCCAGATTCAGGGCCAGACTGAGCGGGTCCAGGTTGCTGGAACCCACGGTGGCCCATTCATCGTCCACGCAGGCCACTTTGCCGTGCAGGGGCCGCTCGCAGTATTCGTAGATGATGACGCCGGCCGACAGCAGATAGTCGTACAGCGTGCGGGCCGCCAGTTGCGCGATGGGCATATCCGGCTCGCCCTGCAGGATAAGCCGCACGCATACGCCCCGTCGGGCGGCGTTGCGCAGGTCGCGCAGCAACCGGTAGCCCGGAAAGAAATAGGCGTTGGCCACCGTGATGTCGTGCTGGGCGGTGCGGAACCCGGCGCGGTAATAGCGTTCTATGTCGGTGCTGTGCCGGTCGTTGTCGCGCGTGACGAACAAGGCCGCGCCCGCGTCGGTGGCGCCGTGGGCCGAGCCGGCGCGGCGCCGCCAGCGCCGCCGGCGGCCGCGGCCATGCACCGCTTCGTAGGCGAAGCGGTGAATATCTTCCACTACCGGGCCGCGCAGCTCGGCCGCGTAATCCTGCTTGGCTTCGGGCCCGTATTCGGCCAGATGGTCGGCCGAGTAATTGATGCCCCCCACGAACGCCACCTGGCCGTCTACCACCGTCACTTTGCGGTGCATCCGGCGCAAGGCGTTGACGCGAAAACCCAGCACCCGGGGGTGCGGATCGTACACATGAAAACGCACGCCGGCTTCGGTCAAGCCGCCGATGAAGGTTTCGTCCAGGCAATCCGACCCGTATCCGTCTACCATGACGTCGACCTCGACGCCGCGCTGCGCCGCCTCGATCAAGACCTGGCGCAGCTCCTGGCCGACCGGGTCGTCGAACAGAATGAAGGTTTCCAGCAGGACTTCCCGGCGCGCGGCGCGTATGGCCTCGAATACGCGCGGGAAGAACGCCTCGCCGTTCTCCAGCAGGCGCACGGTGTTGCCTGGATGCCAGGCGGCGCTCATAGCCGCACCTCGGCCGCCAGCGGCGCGTGATCGGACAGGTGGCGCCAGACCCGTGATGCGAGCGGGACGGGTCTGGCCGCCGCCACGTCGCGCACATAGATGCGGTCCAGCGCCAGCAACGGCCAGCGGGCCGGGAACGTGCGCGGCTCGCGCCCGAGGGCGCGGCGGAATACGTCATGCAGCCGGCAGGCCGCCAGCAGCGGGGACGCGCGCCGGCGCCAGTCGTTGAAATCGCCGCCGACCAGCACTGGCGCATCGTCGCCGAGGCGCTGCACCAGTGCGCACAGCTGTCCCAGCTGCGCGCGCCGGTGCGCTTCGCGCAGGCCCAGGTGCACGCATACGGCATGCATGTCGCCGGCCAGGTCGGGATGGCGCACGGTGCACTGCAGCATGCCGCGGCTTTCGTGGTTGTCCACCGAGACATCGTGATTCTGGTGGGTAACGATGGGCCAGCGCGACAGCACGGCATTGCCATGGTCGCCCTCGGGGTAGACCGCGTTGCGTCCGTACGCGAAGTCGCTCCACAGGCTGTCGGCCAGGAACTCGTACTGCGACGTGGCCGGCCAGGCCGCCAGGCGGCGCGCATGGCGGTGATGCGTGCCGATAACTTCCTGCAGGAACACAATATCGGGCCCCGCGTCGCGCAGCGCGGCCTTCAGTTCGTGCAGGATGAAGCGCCGGTTGAAGAGCGTGAAGCCTTTATGGACGTTGACGGTCAGCAGCTTGATCGTCGTGCCGCCGCGTTGCGGTGATTCTTGATCTGGCGGTTCTTGGCCTGGCGATGCTTGGCCTGGCATATGGCTCTCCGGTGAGGCAATGGCCGACACCCAGGCAAGAAGCGTGCCCGGCGTTCGCGGGCGGCGCACGCCCCGAAAAATGGCCTTTTTTGCCTGCGCCGGAAGAAAATTCCGATTTACCGCGCCCCGAGGCTACCGTACCGGGCACGCTATATGCTGGCGCCCCGCCAGCCGGGACGGCGTTGCGTGGTGTTACGCCGCCAGGGATGCTGCCCAGGCATACTGGAGCCCTGCCGCGCGTACGGCGCGGCGGGTCCGGCCCTGTGCCGGCTGTTGAAGAGGACGCCATGTTCACCAAGCGAGACCAGGTGCGCAACCCATGGGCCGATACTCGCGCCCGCCTGGAAGACGAACGTGTCATGTTGCAACGCATCGCCAGGGGCGTGCCCCTCGGTGAAGTCATGGCAGACGTGCTTCGTTCCGTCGAACGTCAATCCGGCGTAGATCTCAAAACGTCGATCATGTGCGTCGACCCCGCCCTGGGGCAGTTGCGCTATCTGGCGGCGCCGGGCCTGCCGGCCGAGTTCGTGGCCAAGACAGACGGCGCGCCGATCGGCCCGACACAAGCGTCGTGGGGCGCCGCCGCCCACCTGGGCTCGCCCGTGTATGTGGGCGACATTGCAACCCACCCCAACTGGAAGCCGTGGCGCGACCTGGCGCTTGGCTACGGCCTGCGCGCCTGTTGGGCCACGCCCATCAAGGGAACCGACGGCAGCCTGCTGGGGGTGGTCTCGAACTACTATCGCGTCGAGCACATGCCGGCGCCCAACGACATCGATGCCATGGCGTTGGTGGCGCGCACCGTGGCCCTGGTTATCGAGCGCCATCGCACCCAACAGGCGCTGCGGGAAAGCAGCGAGCGATGGCGAAGCATGTTCCAGCGCATGCAGGAAGGCTTTTTCCTGTGTGAGGCCGTACGCGATGCCGAAGGCCGGATCGTCGATTTCCGTTTCATCGAGGTGAATCCGGCCTTTGAACAGCAGAGCGGTTTGCAAGCCGGCGACACGCTGGGCCATTCGCTGCGTGAAATGATCCCGGGGGTGCCCGACCTGATTCTGCAGACGTTCGCCAATGTAGTGGAAACGGGCGAGTCCGCGCAGTTCGAGCAGGCCGCGCCGCACCAGGGGCGCGACGCCTGGTACGAGGCGCATGTCCATAAAGAAGGACCTGACCGGATAACGGTGCTGGTGCTGGATATCTCGGCGCGCAAGGCCGCCGAGGGCGAGTTGTGGGCCGAGCAGCATCGCAAGAACTTCCTGTTGTCGCTCGTGGACCAGATGCGCGAGATTCATCGACAGCACGATATCGAGCATGCTGCGTGCGAGGCGCTGGGCCGCCACTTGCAATTAAGCGTGGCTGCCGTGCTGGAGTTCGACGCGAGCGGCGCTCGCGCGCGGGCGGGCACGCATTGGGTGTCGGAACAGGCAGAGCAGGAAGGCGAAAGTATTTCAATGAGCCAGATCGGCCGGGAATGCGCCCAGGCCTACGAAAACGGCCGCACCACGTTTCTGTCGCCCTTGCTGGCCAGCCAGGCAGGCGAGGCAAGTCCCGTGGCCATCGCGATTCCGTTGCGGCGTTGGGGTTGGCCTACCGGCATGTTGTACGTGAGGCCGCATCGCAGCAACCTGCTGAAAGGCACGGATATCGCGTGTGTGGAGGAGGTGGCCGAGAGGCTTTGCGATGCCATCGAGCGCTCGCAGTATGCCCGCGTGCTCGAGCGGCGCGTCGAATCGGCCATCGCGGAACGCGACCGCATCTGGCGCCTGTCGCCCGAATTGCTGGCAGTGGCCAATGCGCGCGGCCGCTTTGTCAGCGTGAACCCCGCCGTGCGCGCCATCCTGGGCTGGACGCCAGAGCAATTCCTGGCCATGCCCATGGAAGACCTGGCGCATGCGGACGATCTGCCGCGCATCAAGGAAAGCCTGCGTTTGAACGGCGATCCCGGCCAGCGGGTGCGGCACCTGGAAAGCCGCCTGCTGACGAAGCAGGGCGGCTATAGCTGGATCACGTGGACCATCTCGTGGGCACACGACAACTTCTACCTGGTGGGCCGCGACGATACCGATTTCAAGCTGCAGGCCGAGCAACTGCGGCAGGTTCAGGCGGCCCTGCTGCAATCGCAAAAAATGGAAGCCGTGGGCCAGCTGACCGGCGGCATCGCGCATGACTTCAACAATATGCTGCAAGGCATCAGCGGCGCGCTGTACCTGATCCAGCGCAAATTCGATGCCGGCAAGTACGAGGATGCGATTCGCTTCATTGCTACTGCCATGGACTCCACCAATCGGGCGGCGCGGCTCACGCAGCGCCTGTTGAGCTTTTCGCGGCGCCAGCCGCTGGACCCGCGGCCACTGGACCCGGCCGCCATGCTTGCGTCCATGGATGACCTGTTCCGCCGCTACACGGGCGAAGGGGTCATCTTGACCTGTCGCGCCCAGCCGGGCGTGCACATTGTAAAGTGCGACGCCAGTCAGTTCGAGAGCGCCTTGTTGAACCTGATCATCAATGCGTGCGACGCCATGCCGGACGGTGGTCACCTGACCGTCGAGGCGCTGAATACTCGGCTCGACGAGGATTTCCTGCGCCAGTACCCCGATGTGCGGCCCGGCGAATTCGTCGAAGTCAGGGTCGTGGACCACGGCCGCGGCATGGCGCCCGAAGTACTTGAGCGGGCCTTTGAGCCATTCTTCACGACCAAGCCCATGGGCGAGGGCACCGGCCTGGGTTTGTCGATGATCTACGGTTTCACCCGGCAGGCCGGCGGCCTGGTGGCCATGGACAGCACGCCCGGCGAAGGCACCACGGTCAGGCTGTGCCTGCCTCGCTATCAGGGACGCCAGGCCCGCCCCGATGGCCCCGCGGTCTCCGAGACGGTCGAGGCCGGCGCTTTGCCTCCCGATACGGTGATTGTGCTGGTCGAAGACGACACCAATGTGCGCGAAATGGTGCGCGAATGCCTCGCGGGTGTTTCGCTGCGCGTGCTGGAGGCGGCCGACGGCGAGGCTGGCGCGCGGCTGCTGAAGGACGCGCAGCGGGTCGACCTGCTGTTGACCGATGTAGGCCTGCCTGGCCTGAACGGCCGCCAGTTGGCCGACGTCGCGCGCGAAATCCGTCCGGGCCTGCGAGTGCTGTTCATGACCGGCTATGCGGAAAACGTGGTCGACGGCAGCGAGTTCCAGGGCGAAGGAATGGAAGTCATCCTGAAGCCATTTTCGCCGGGCAGCCTGATAGACCGCATCCGCAAAATGCTCAGCCATGAGGCGTCGGGCTGGAACATATCGGACGAGCGTACCCGCGACGGCGCATCAGGCCAACTGGATACTGACGGGATGGCCCTGCAATAGCTGGGTGAGGGCCAGGCATCCGCGCGTGTCCGGGCGTTGCACGGCGTCCGTGCGCACATCGCGCCAGGCCAGCCCTGCCAGGCCCGCCGGAAGCCGTACGTGTGTGTCGGCCCAGAAATCGGTTGCGCGCGCATCCCGCGCCGGGTCGGACAGCGCCAGGCTGCACAGGCGCGGCACGGCCACCAGCAAGTGCCGGCCTTCATGGCAGCGCACGAACGCCACCACATGCGCCGCCTTGGCGCCGTGCACGGACAGCGGCAGGTATGAGCCATGGCCGAACAGCAAGGGATGCGCGGTTCGCAACTGCAGCAGGCAATGTACGAGCTGCTGCTTGATCTGGCCCGGCTGCCAGGCGGCATGGCGCACGGCTGCGCCGCCTGCCTGAGGGGCCGGCGGATGCGCCAGCGCGGCTGCCCGCGCTGCGTAATCGACCGGGCGCCGGTTGTCGGGGTCCACCAGGCTGAAGTCCCAGAACTCCGTGCCCTGGTACAGGTCTGGAACGCCCGGCACGGTCATGCGCAGCGCGGTCTGGGCCAGGCTGTTGATCAGCCCCGCCGGCGCCAGGCGCTGCGCGAAGGCGGCGATCTGCTCCAGCCGCGAGCGGCCAGCGCCGTGGGGTTCCCGCAATTGTTCCAGGTAGGCGTCGCAAGCCGCCTCGTAATCGAGATCCGGCTCGGCCCAGCTCGAACGCCGCTTCGCTTCGCGCAAGGCTTTGCGCTGCCAGGCGCGGACTCGTTCCAGGAAGTGTTCTACGCCTGGCGTGTCGCCTGGCTCCAGCCCCGCAGGCCAGGCGCCCACGAGCGTTTGCAGCAACATGTAGCGGTCGGCTGCGGCCGGCGGCGCACCGGCCGGACCCAGCCATTGCTGCGCGTGCTGCAGCCATTCAAGCGGGATTTCCGTCAGCGCCGCCAGGCGCGCGCGCACATCTTCGCCGCGCTTGTGGTCGTGGCTCGCGGTGGCCAGCATCGCGCCGGGAAAGCGGCGGGCGCGGGCCGCGCAGGCGCGATGGAAATCGGCTGCGGACAGCGCAAAATGATCCGGCGCGGCGCCCACCTCGTTGCGCGACAGTAACGGACCGTAGCGGTAAAACAAGGTGTCCTCGAGCGCCTTGGCCGCCAGCGGCGGGGTCAATTGCTGAAATCGGCGCAGCGCCAGATCTTGTCCGGGCCGCGGCTCGTCGCCGGCGAGCCATAGCAGGATCTGGTTCAGCAGGTCGATGTCGGCATGCGACAACGCCGGGCCGGGCAACTGCCGGGCGCGCGCCGCGGCGGCCTGGCAGCAGGCCCGGTCGGCGGCGCTGTTGGCGGCGGGGCCGCCATAAGTGCGATACACCGGAAAGGCCGCCAGCAGGCGGGTCAGCACGCGGTCGATGGCGTTTTCGCTCCAGTCGCGCGTTGCGAGGTCGCCGCGCGCGACGTCCAGCAGGGCGCGCACCAGGGCGCGGCGTTCGGCCGCGAAATGGCGCGACAGCATGCGCAGGCGCGCAGCTTCGAGCTGTTCGCGCGGCGGCCGGTCGTCATGCGCCAGCACCTGCCAGGCCTGGACCAGCACCGGAGCCGCGGCCGGGTCGTGCAACAGCGCGCCAGCCTGGTCCATGAAGTCGTAGCCTGTCGTGCCGTCGACGTCCCAGCGTTCATCCAGGGTTTCGCCGGGAGCCAGGATCTTTTCCACCACCAGGTAAGGGTCGCGGGGCAGTCCGGCTGTCAGGCGCGCCTGGCCGGCCGTGCGCAGGGCAGCGCGCAACTGCCTGCAATAGCCGATGGGGTCGGCCAGACCGTCTACATGGTCGACCCGCACGCCATCGATCAACCCTTCGGCATAGAGCCGCAGCGTCAAGGCATGTACGGCGTCGAACACGTCGGGCCGCTCGACCCGCACGCCCACCAGCGTGTCGACTTCGAAGAATCTTCGCCAGTTGATCTGGTCGGCGGCCGTGCGCCACCACGCCAGCCGGTAGTGCTGCTTTTCCAGCAGTTGATGCAGGCGGGCACGGCCGGCCGCGTCCGCCGGGTCGTGAGATCCGGTTGCCGCGCCGGGTGTGGATGAGTCGGGCTCGGTGCCTGGGGCCAGCGGCAGGCGCGCGCCGCAGGCTTCGATGGCGTAGGCGCCGGCGTCGGAATCGTAGACCAGGCGAATGTCGCCGGCTTGCAGGCTGGCCCCATAGGGGCGCGCCAGCCGGGGCAGCAACAGCTTGCCATGCAGCGCGGCGTCGGGCGGATGCCAATCGATGTCGAACCAGTCGGCATACTGGCTGGCTTGCCCGTGCATCAACACGTCGCGCCACCAGGGGTTGGCGCAATCGGCCGCCATATGGTTGGGCACGATGTCGGCGATGAGCCCCATGTCCTGGCCGCGCAGGCCGGCCGCCAGTCGCCGCAGGGCTGCTTCGCCGCCCAGCGCCGGATCGACGCGGCCGTGATCGGCGACGTCGTACCCGTGCGTCGATCCGTTGCACGCCGTGCTAAGAGGCGAGAGGTACAAGTGGCTGATGCCCAGCTTCGCGTAGTACGGCACCTGGGCCAGCGCGTCGTCGAGCGTGAAGCCGGCGTTCAACTGCAACCGGACGGTCGCGCGGGGAATCATGCCGATCTCCGGGCGGCAGTGATCGCCTCGATCCGAGCGCGCAGCGCAGGGTCCTGCAGCAGGTTGCCGGAGGTTCGCGGCAGGCGCTGGCGCCAGTTGGGGTGTTCGGTGGTAGTTCCAGGCAGGTTAGGTTGGTCGGCCACGGCGGCCAGATCTTCCAGCGGCGCCAGCATCAACGGCGCCGGCGTGGCGGCTACGAAACCGAGCATGGCGGCGATGGGCGCCGTTTGGGGTGGCGTGTCGCCTTGCACCAGGCCGGCGGCGCGCAGGCCGGACCACAGGGACGAGCGCTGGGCCTGGCGTTCGGCCAGGGCTTGGGTATTGACCGCCGGGGCGGCGCCCAGACGAGCCCGCCATTGCAGGTCGCGGCCTTCCCACCAGCCACGTAGCGTGGGCAGGTCGTGCGTGGTGGGCATGGCAATGGCGTCGGCCGGCCATTCGCCGGGCGCCAGGAAGGCCGCGGACGTGCCGGAAGGCGGGCGCACGGGCGGCGCCGCGGTCTGGAACCACAGCACGCTGGTGCCCAGAATGCCGCGCTCGGCCAGGCGCTCGTTGAAGCCTTCGGGCACGGTGCCCAGGTTCTCGCCCACGATCAGGGCCCGGTGGCGCCAAGCCTCCAGGGCCACCAGGTCCAGCAATGGGTTCAGCGGATAGCGCAGATACGCGCCCGCCTCGGGCGAGGCGCCGGCCGGCACCACCCACAGGCGTGCCAGCCCCAGGATGTGGTCGATGCGCAGGCCGCCCGTGTCGGCGAGCACGGCTCGCAGCATCTCGATGAAGGCCGAATATCCGCGCTCCTGCAGCGCGTGGGGAGAGAATGCGGCCAGGCCCCATTGCTGCCCTGCTGGGTTGAAAAGATCGGGCGGGGCGCCTATGGACAAGCCTTCGATGATCTCGGCCTGGCGGCTCCACGCATGGCTGCCGCGCGGGTCCGTGCCCACCGCCAGGTCGGCAATCAGCCCCAGGCGCATGCCGGCCTGGCGCGCGCGGGCCTGGACGCTGCCCAGACTGGCGCGCGCCAGCCATTGCATGAAAATGTGAAAGCCCACTTCCTGTTCGTGCGCCGCGCCAAAGCCCCGGGCGCGGGACGAGCGAGGGTCGCGCAAGGCGTCCGGCCACTGCCGCCAGTCGGTGGCGTGGCGTTCGTGCAGCACTTCGAAAACGGCGTGGTTCTGCAGGGTGTCGCCGCCGGCTTCGCGAAAGCGGGCGCAGGCGTCGCGCAAGGCCGGCGCGGCGCGCTCGAACCTGTCGTACAGTTTGCGCAGCAGCGCCAGGCGCCGCGCGCCGGCGGCCTGCCAGTCGACCAGGCAGGCCTGCTCGAGCGCCGCGGCGCGTCCGGCGGCATCCACTGCCGCCATGGCCGAGCGCACTTCATCAGCGCCGAATACTGCGCCCGGATCGGCATACAGCACATTCAAGAAGAGCCGGCTCGATGGAGAGTAGGGGCTGCAGGCTGCGGGCCGGGCGCTGAACATGGCGTGCATCGGGCTGACCGCCAGCGCGTCGGCGCCGAGCCGGCCTGCCTGTTCGGCCAGGTCGGCCAGCGCGCCGAAGTCGCCATAGCCGCCCGCGGCCGGGGCCGAGGGGTCGGCGCGGCGCAGGCTGTGTATCTGCGCGGCGATGCCCCAGGCTCGCGGCGAATCGTCCTGCAGCAGCTGCGCTGGCGATGGGCATCGCCCGGGCGCAACGGCCAGCGCGTACTGGCGCCCAGCCAGTTCCAGCAGGTGGTAGCCGGGGCGGTCAGGAGCCTGCAGGCAGGCATCGTCGCCGGCCCCGGTGGCCTGGCCTTCGTCGCAAGTGCCGTCTTCGTAGTGGACGAGATAGCGGCCCGCGCGCACGCCGGGCAGCTGCACGCTGTGTCCCGTCCGGACAATGGTCAGTGCGGGCGGCTGGCTGGCGGGCAAGGCCAGGCGAGCAAGGCTGTCGCGCGCCTGCGCCGGCGTGTCGGCGGGCAGATCCATGGCCGCCAGGACCGCGCGCAGCGTTTCGGCGGGCGTGTCGCGCCGCCGGCCATGCGCATCGATCCAGCGCGGCGCCACGCCGGCGGCTTCGGCCAACGCCGTCAGTGAATCCGCGACAGAGGCGCTGGCGCTCATCGGGGTTCCTCCATGATGCACAGCGTGCACTCGGCTGGCAGGCTGCCGCCGGCCAGCGCGTCGTATGCCCCGGCGCAGCTCTGGAACAGCAGCACGGCGGCTTCGCCCGGCAACGCCGCGTGGACCGGCGCGACATCTTCGTCGCCCAGGTTCACATACAGGGACAGCCGCGCGCCGTCGCCCAGGCGCCAATGCGCGGCCACCGCGGATGGCCCCAGCACGTTGGCGGCTTCGGCGCGAGCGCCCGCCAGGCGCGGCGCGATGAGGCGCTGTCGCACCTTGAGCAGCGCCTGATAATAATCTTGCCAATGCACTGCCTCCGGCTCTTCGACCCAGGGATAGCTGGACGCATAGGTGTCCGGATCATTCGGGTCCGGCAACTGCCAGCCTGTACGGCGCGGTGCGGCACCGAAACGGAACTCGCGCTGCCTGCCGTCGCGCACGGCCTGCGCCAGGGCAGGATCGGCATGATCGGTGAAATACAGGAACGGCGCCCGCGCGCCGCATTCCTCGCCCATGAAAATCAGCGGGATGTGCGGCGCCAGCAGCTGCAGGGCGATGGCGGCCCGCAGGGCTGGCTGGCGCCGGGCGGCGAGCGTCAGCAGGCGTTCGCCGAAGGCGCGGTTGCCGGTCTGGTCATGATTCTGCAGGAACAGCACGAACGCCGTGGACGGCAGGTCGGCGCTGGGCTCGCCGCGATGCCGCGCCGCATCGCGCAGCGTGGATTGACCCTGGTAGGCATAACCTTCGGACAGGCAGCGCGCCAGCATGGCGGCAGGTTGCGCGGCGTAGTCGGCGTAGTAGCCGTGAGTCTCGCCCGTAAGCAGATGGTGCAGCACGTGATGCGCGTCGTCGTTCCATTGGGCATCGTAGCCCTGCCGTAGCAGCGACGCGCGATTATCGTCGTTCTCGACCACCAGGTGTATGTGCCGTGACGCCGGAATGTGGCTGCGCACGTAGCGCGCCAGTCGGGGCAGCCACTCTGGCGTGGCGATGGCATGCACGGCATCCAGCCGCAGGCCGTCGAAGCGGTACTCCGTCAGCCAGTACAGGGCATTTTCTTCGAAAAAACGGCACACCTGCGGTTGCCGGAAATCGATGGCGGGGCCCCAGGGCGTCTGCACGTCGTCGCGAAAGAACTGGCGGGCGTAGGCGGGCAGGTAGTTTCCTGTGGGGCCGAAATGGTTGTAGACGACATCGAGCATCATGCACATCCCCAATGCATGGGCCGCATCCACCAGTTCTTTCAGTTGACGCGGCGTGCCGTAGCAAGCGTCGGGCGCGAAGGGCAGCACACCGTCGTAGCCCCAGTTGCGCCGGCCGGGAAAATCGGCGATGGGCATGAGTTCCACCACGGTGATGCCCAGCGCGGCCAGCTCCGGCAAGCGTTGCTGCAAGCCGGCAAAGCCGCCCGCGAGCCCGGCGTGCACTTCATAGATGACGGCTTCCTGCCACGGCCTGCCCGTCCAGTCGGGGTGCCGCCAGGCGTAGCCGTCCGCGGCGGAGACGATGCTGTAGCCGTGCACGTCATCGGCCTGCTGGCGCGATGCGGGGTCCGGCACGGCGTGTTCTGCGTCGAGCCGGTAACGGTAGCGCGTGCCGGGCGGGCACGCCACGTCTGCCTGGACCCAGCCTGTCTCGTCGGGCTGCAATGGAATGGGCGTGCGTCCTTCTATTTCAAGCGCCAGGGCAGGCGGCGCGGACGGCGCCCACAGGCGAAAGCGCGTCGTGCCATCCGGCATGGCCTGCGCGCCGAACATGGGCGCGGCGTCGTCCACCGGGGCGTCGAGGCGCCGGCAGGGCTGGCATTCGGCAGGCATGGTGTTCATGTCGAGGCTCCCGCATGCGCCGCCAGGACCACCAGGCTATGGGCCGCCACGTCGA
Proteins encoded in this region:
- the treY gene encoding malto-oligosyltrehalose synthase; its protein translation is MIPRATVRLQLNAGFTLDDALAQVPYYAKLGISHLYLSPLSTACNGSTHGYDVADHGRVDPALGGEAALRRLAAGLRGQDMGLIADIVPNHMAADCANPWWRDVLMHGQASQYADWFDIDWHPPDAALHGKLLLPRLARPYGASLQAGDIRLVYDSDAGAYAIEACGARLPLAPGTEPDSSTPGAATGSHDPADAAGRARLHQLLEKQHYRLAWWRTAADQINWRRFFEVDTLVGVRVERPDVFDAVHALTLRLYAEGLIDGVRVDHVDGLADPIGYCRQLRAALRTAGQARLTAGLPRDPYLVVEKILAPGETLDERWDVDGTTGYDFMDQAGALLHDPAAAPVLVQAWQVLAHDDRPPREQLEAARLRMLSRHFAAERRALVRALLDVARGDLATRDWSENAIDRVLTRLLAAFPVYRTYGGPAANSAADRACCQAAAARARQLPGPALSHADIDLLNQILLWLAGDEPRPGQDLALRRFQQLTPPLAAKALEDTLFYRYGPLLSRNEVGAAPDHFALSAADFHRACAARARRFPGAMLATASHDHKRGEDVRARLAALTEIPLEWLQHAQQWLGPAGAPPAAADRYMLLQTLVGAWPAGLEPGDTPGVEHFLERVRAWQRKALREAKRRSSWAEPDLDYEAACDAYLEQLREPHGAGRSRLEQIAAFAQRLAPAGLINSLAQTALRMTVPGVPDLYQGTEFWDFSLVDPDNRRPVDYAARAAALAHPPAPQAGGAAVRHAAWQPGQIKQQLVHCLLQLRTAHPLLFGHGSYLPLSVHGAKAAHVVAFVRCHEGRHLLVAVPRLCSLALSDPARDARATDFWADTHVRLPAGLAGLAWRDVRTDAVQRPDTRGCLALTQLLQGHPVSIQLA
- the malQ gene encoding 4-alpha-glucanotransferase — encoded protein: MSASASVADSLTALAEAAGVAPRWIDAHGRRRDTPAETLRAVLAAMDLPADTPAQARDSLARLALPASQPPALTIVRTGHSVQLPGVRAGRYLVHYEDGTCDEGQATGAGDDACLQAPDRPGYHLLELAGRQYALAVAPGRCPSPAQLLQDDSPRAWGIAAQIHSLRRADPSAPAAGGYGDFGALADLAEQAGRLGADALAVSPMHAMFSARPAACSPYSPSSRLFLNVLYADPGAVFGADEVRSAMAAVDAAGRAAALEQACLVDWQAAGARRLALLRKLYDRFERAAPALRDACARFREAGGDTLQNHAVFEVLHERHATDWRQWPDALRDPRSSRARGFGAAHEQEVGFHIFMQWLARASLGSVQARARQAGMRLGLIADLAVGTDPRGSHAWSRQAEIIEGLSIGAPPDLFNPAGQQWGLAAFSPHALQERGYSAFIEMLRAVLADTGGLRIDHILGLARLWVVPAGASPEAGAYLRYPLNPLLDLVALEAWRHRALIVGENLGTVPEGFNERLAERGILGTSVLWFQTAAPPVRPPSGTSAAFLAPGEWPADAIAMPTTHDLPTLRGWWEGRDLQWRARLGAAPAVNTQALAERQAQRSSLWSGLRAAGLVQGDTPPQTAPIAAMLGFVAATPAPLMLAPLEDLAAVADQPNLPGTTTEHPNWRQRLPRTSGNLLQDPALRARIEAITAARRSA
- the treZ gene encoding malto-oligosyltrehalose trehalohydrolase codes for the protein MDDAAPMFGAQAMPDGTTRFRLWAPSAPPALALEIEGRTPIPLQPDETGWVQADVACPPGTRYRYRLDAEHAVPDPASRQQADDVHGYSIVSAADGYAWRHPDWTGRPWQEAVIYEVHAGLAGGFAGLQQRLPELAALGITVVELMPIADFPGRRNWGYDGVLPFAPDACYGTPRQLKELVDAAHALGMCMMLDVVYNHFGPTGNYLPAYARQFFRDDVQTPWGPAIDFRQPQVCRFFEENALYWLTEYRFDGLRLDAVHAIATPEWLPRLARYVRSHIPASRHIHLVVENDDNRASLLRQGYDAQWNDDAHHVLHHLLTGETHGYYADYAAQPAAMLARCLSEGYAYQGQSTLRDAARHRGEPSADLPSTAFVLFLQNHDQTGNRAFGERLLTLAARRQPALRAAIALQLLAPHIPLIFMGEECGARAPFLYFTDHADPALAQAVRDGRQREFRFGAAPRRTGWQLPDPNDPDTYASSYPWVEEPEAVHWQDYYQALLKVRQRLIAPRLAGARAEAANVLGPSAVAAHWRLGDGARLSLYVNLGDEDVAPVHAALPGEAAVLLFQSCAGAYDALAGGSLPAECTLCIMEEPR